GTCGCGCGCCACGATTGCTCCTTGTTGAGGGGTTCTGTGGTTTGTTGCCCCGTGGGGGCTGCGACCCGGATGCTTCACACGATGTAGCTCTGCATAGTCCCTCTGGCGCTCATCCGGTGCCGACCGCACTCATTTGATCATCCGGGTGTTCCGCCCATCTGTCCAGGGGGCCGCCCACGTGAGCATCACCACTCCACACCATCCCCCCGCACCGTCCCCCATGAGTGAGCATCGCCACTCGTAGCCAGAACTTACGGAACCGTAGGTAGCATTCGGGGCATGACGTCGCATGCCGTGCCCGCCCAGGTCACCGAGATCGACCCGCCTCCGGTCAAGCCCAGACTGCGGGGCTGGCTGCACGCCGGAATGTTCCCCGCCGTGCTGATCGCGGGCGTCGCGCTGATCCTGTTCGCCGACTCCGGCCGGGCCCGCATCGCCTGCGCCGTCTTCGTACTGACCGCGTGCATGCTCTTCGGCGTGAGCGCCGTCTACCACCGGGGCACCTGGGGCCGACGCGGCGAAGCCATCCTCCGCCGCCTGGACCACGCGAACATCTTCCTGATCATCGCGGGCACCTACACGCCCCTCACCGTCCTGCTGCTCCCCGCGTCGACCGGCACCACCCTGCTCTGGGCGATCTGGGCGGCGGCCGGTGCGGGCATCGCCTTCCGGGTCTTCTGGGTCGGCGCGCCGCGCTGGCTCTACACCCCGTGCTACATCGCGATGGGCTGGGCCGCGGTCTTCTTCCTGCCCGACTTCATGCGGGCGGGCGGCGTCGCGGTGCTGGTGCTGGTGGTCGTCGGCGGGCTGCTCTACAGCGCGGGCGGCGTGATCTACGGCCTCAAGCGCCCCAACCCGTCACCGGCGTGGTTCGGCTTCCACGAGGTCTTCCACTCCCTCACCCTCGCCGCCTTCGCCGCGCACTACGTCGCGATCGCGATGGTGGCCTAGCCGACCGCCCGACCGGGGGCCCGACGGCCGGCCCGGCCGACGGCCTATGCGTCCCGGGGTCCGGGTCGCCCCCGCCTCTTCTTCGCGCCCCCTCGGTGGCCGCGGCCTCGACGCCGCGGCCACTCGCCACGCCAGGACCGCGACGGCCGCCAGCACCACGGCGACGACCGCCGCCGTGCCCAGGACCAGAAAGCCCAGCACGCACAGCACCGCCACCACACCGGTCAGCACGTTCATGAATCTCTTCATGCCTCCCCCTCCCTCTATCACTCCGCACATCTGTCGCCGTTTCACGGACAGTTCGGCTACCCACAACACACGGTGACATGCGGCACTGACAATGGCCCCGGCCGCCAAAGATCCGCCCAGCCGCGGAAGATGGCCGACAATGACGCCATGGCCGCCCCACGCACCCCACCCGCCACCCCGGACACCCGCCCCGGCCTGCGCGAACGTAAAAAGATCAAGACGCGCCTGGAGATCCGCCGGGCCGCTTTCCGCCTCGTCTCCGCCCAGGGCTGGGACGCCACGACGATCGAGCAGATCGCCGAGGAGGCCGAGGTCTCGCCGAGTACGGTGATCCGCTACTTCCCGGTGAAGGAGGACATCGTCCTCACCGACGAGTACGACCCGGTGATGGAGGGCGCGCTGCGCCGCCGCCCCCGGGACGAGCCGCTGCT
This is a stretch of genomic DNA from Streptomyces sp. NBC_00237. It encodes these proteins:
- a CDS encoding hemolysin III family protein, whose product is MTSHAVPAQVTEIDPPPVKPRLRGWLHAGMFPAVLIAGVALILFADSGRARIACAVFVLTACMLFGVSAVYHRGTWGRRGEAILRRLDHANIFLIIAGTYTPLTVLLLPASTGTTLLWAIWAAAGAGIAFRVFWVGAPRWLYTPCYIAMGWAAVFFLPDFMRAGGVAVLVLVVVGGLLYSAGGVIYGLKRPNPSPAWFGFHEVFHSLTLAAFAAHYVAIAMVA